A single genomic interval of Streptomyces sp. 1222.5 harbors:
- a CDS encoding pyridoxamine 5'-phosphate oxidase family protein produces the protein METTGIGRRRTAERVRDVQERLATERDVWVSTAHPEHGPHQVPLWFSWDGRAVWMCTGATSVTARNVREEPRVRLSLPDTFDVVLLQGEAECFPDQEVPGDAAEAFADKFGWDPRGEEGPFLYVRVVPRTVRAWRGEPELRGRVVMRDGIWLQ, from the coding sequence ATGGAGACCACGGGAATCGGTCGTCGCCGGACGGCGGAGCGAGTACGCGACGTTCAGGAGCGGCTCGCCACCGAGCGGGATGTATGGGTGTCGACGGCTCACCCTGAGCACGGGCCCCACCAGGTGCCGCTGTGGTTCTCGTGGGACGGCCGAGCAGTGTGGATGTGCACCGGCGCCACCTCCGTGACCGCGCGGAACGTACGCGAAGAGCCGCGCGTCCGCCTGTCGCTACCGGACACCTTCGACGTGGTGCTCCTCCAGGGTGAGGCCGAATGCTTCCCGGACCAGGAGGTGCCGGGCGACGCGGCGGAGGCGTTCGCCGACAAGTTCGGATGGGATCCCCGCGGGGAAGAGGGTCCCTTCCTGTACGTACGCGTGGTCCCGAGGACCGTGCGCGCCTGGCGCGGCGAGCCGGAACTGCGCGGGAGAGTCGTGATGCGCGACGGGATCTGGCTGCAATAG
- a CDS encoding NAD(P)-dependent oxidoreductase: protein MRVFVAGGSGVLGRRLVPRLRASGHQVTATTTSSAKVAQLAQLGADGVVMDGLDAASVGEAVAKARPDVIVHQMTAISMAHAGKPDIKHPDRWFATTNRLRTEGTDHLLAAAEAAGVSHVVAQGYASWNGIREGGWVKTEQDPLDLLEGTAAHVGLKALCHVEDVVLKAGGAVLRYGAFYGPGAIDDQVELVRKRQYPLVGSGAGYSSWVHLDDAASATVLAVEQRARGVFNVVDDDPAPAREWLPHLAACAGARRPIRVPVWLARLLAGDQAVVMMTEGRGFSNAKAKRELGWQPRYPSWRQGFEEELA, encoded by the coding sequence ATGCGGGTGTTCGTGGCAGGTGGGAGTGGCGTACTGGGGCGGCGTCTGGTGCCGCGACTACGAGCGTCCGGACACCAGGTGACGGCCACGACCACGAGTTCGGCGAAGGTGGCACAGCTCGCGCAACTGGGCGCGGACGGCGTGGTGATGGACGGGTTGGACGCGGCATCGGTCGGTGAGGCCGTGGCGAAGGCCCGGCCGGACGTGATCGTGCACCAGATGACCGCGATCTCCATGGCGCATGCCGGCAAGCCCGACATCAAGCATCCGGACCGGTGGTTCGCCACCACCAACCGGCTGCGCACCGAGGGGACGGATCACCTGCTGGCGGCGGCCGAGGCGGCGGGTGTGTCCCACGTCGTCGCACAAGGCTACGCCTCCTGGAACGGCATCCGCGAGGGCGGCTGGGTGAAGACCGAACAGGACCCGCTGGACCTGCTCGAAGGGACGGCGGCGCACGTGGGGTTGAAGGCGCTGTGTCACGTCGAGGACGTCGTACTCAAGGCCGGCGGCGCAGTCCTGCGTTACGGCGCCTTCTACGGGCCCGGCGCCATCGACGACCAGGTCGAACTGGTCCGCAAACGGCAATATCCGCTGGTGGGGAGCGGCGCCGGCTACAGCTCGTGGGTGCATCTCGACGACGCGGCGAGCGCCACGGTCCTGGCCGTGGAGCAGAGGGCGAGGGGTGTGTTCAACGTCGTCGACGACGATCCGGCTCCGGCCCGCGAGTGGCTGCCTCACCTGGCGGCCTGCGCGGGGGCGAGGCGGCCGATACGTGTCCCGGTGTGGCTCGCCCGGTTGCTGGCCGGCGATCAGGCGGTGGTGATGATGACCGAAGG